From the Planctomycetota bacterium genome, the window CGCGGCGTGGTCCAAGTAGATTCGGGGGGACGTCGCCATAAGCACCTCGCCTCTGAGTCTTAGTCTCAGTCTAGGCTTTAGATGCTCGGCGAGTTCGAGATTCCGCCGACATCGGCGGGGCGTTGGTAGACCATCCGCAGGGCGTTGCCCTTCGCGTTGTACTCCGCGCTGGCCATGTACGCCCGGATAAGCAGCAGCCCGCGGCCTGACCCGCGTTCCAGGTTCTCATCGGCGGTGGGATCGGGCACGGCGCCGGGGTCAAAGCCGGGGCCCTGGTCTTCGACGAGGATCTCCACGCGTTCGGCGGAGACGTCGTAACGGAGGCTGATGGGCGTGTGGGGTGGGAGGTTGCGGTGCCCGTGGCGGAAGGCGTTGCTGATCGCCTCGTGCAGGCACAGGCGGACGGCGAAGACAGATGCCTTGGGGAACGAGAAGGCGGCGAGGGCGTCCAGAACGCGTTCCTCGGCCTTGCCGATCGCGCCGGGATCGTGCGGCACGTCAAGCGCCGCCCGGAGGTGCTGTCCGCCCGAGGGGGGAGTCATGGCGTGGGTGATCACGCGAAGCTGCGCATGGCGTCGCTGATGGTGGGGTGGATCTGGAACAGCTTGTTGAGGCGGGTGATGGCGAAGACCTCGTAGATCTGCGGGTCGATGTCCGAGAGTCGGAGTTGCCCGGAGCGGCCCCGGACGCGGTTGTTGATGGTGATGAGGGTGCCGAGCGCCGCAGAGGACAGGTGCTCGACGTTGGCGAACGAGATGAGCAGCTTGGGCGTGGCGTCTTCGGCGTCTACCAGGGAGCTGATCTCCTCGCCGATGGCCTGGATGTTGCTCTCGTCGAGGATGTTCCGGTCGACGAACTCAACCTGGATGACGCCGTCGATCCGCTTGACACGGACGCGGGACTCTTGGCCTGGCATCGACTGCCTCCTGTGGAAACTTCACGCGATGATAGCGAAGTTCCGGGTTGCCTCCAACGCGCGCGGGAGACGGGGCAAAAAAGAAGCGGCCTCGGGACGGTGGGCGCCCGAGGCCGCCGGATCGCTCGGCTTCGTCAGTTGCCGAAGGGCATGCGGATGGAATCGGCAAGGCCGGGGTAGCTGCGTTCTTCTTCCTCGGCCTGGATGAGGATGGTGGGCTTGAGGAGGATGAGCAGGGTCTGCTCTTCCTTGGACATCACGCGGTTCGAGAAGAACCGGTTGATGATCGGGATCTTGGAGAGCACGGGCACGCCCGACTCGACCTCGGACTCCGTGACCAGGCGCTGCCCGCCCAGCAGGATGGTGCCCTGGTCGGGCACGGTGACGGTGGTCTGCACCCGCGTGACCGTCAGCGTCGGGTTCTGGATGAACGACTGAGTGGCCGCGGAGTTCACGAGCTGCCCGCCCGCGACGGCCGTGACGGGGACGGCGGTGAAGCCCTCGATGCGGGAGACGGCGGCGTCGACGTTCAGCGTGACGTAGCGACGGTCGGCGGAGATCGTGCCGTCGACGAGCAGCACCACGCCCTCGCTGATGACGCCCTGGTCGGGGTCGAAGCCGACGGCCGACTCCGACACGATGGGCGTGAGGTCGGACACGAAGGAGACCTGGGTCGCGACGTAGATGTTCGAGGTCTGCCCGTTGGTGAACGTGAGGCGCGGGGCGGTGAGGCTGACGGTGCGCCGGTCGG encodes:
- a CDS encoding STAS domain-containing protein, producing MPGQESRVRVKRIDGVIQVEFVDRNILDESNIQAIGEEISSLVDAEDATPKLLISFANVEHLSSAALGTLITINNRVRGRSGQLRLSDIDPQIYEVFAITRLNKLFQIHPTISDAMRSFA
- a CDS encoding ATP-binding protein, which gives rise to MTPPSGGQHLRAALDVPHDPGAIGKAEERVLDALAAFSFPKASVFAVRLCLHEAISNAFRHGHRNLPPHTPISLRYDVSAERVEILVEDQGPGFDPGAVPDPTADENLERGSGRGLLLIRAYMASAEYNAKGNALRMVYQRPADVGGISNSPSI